The Salvelinus fontinalis isolate EN_2023a chromosome 39, ASM2944872v1, whole genome shotgun sequence genome has a window encoding:
- the LOC129838404 gene encoding troponin I, slow skeletal muscle-like, with amino-acid sequence MNPCDCNEPIIHLLCLISLFQKKTKYSATRRLLLKQKLLKKAGVLLVQEQSNKVTERESTLNERVPPLKLSGLSVQELQELCKELHRKCDTVDEARYDIEAKVLKNEKELVDLNAKINELKGGKRPNLKRVKKSADAKLGALTEAKLSSKADFKSNLKTVKKDKKEEEKADPGDWRKNVESMSGMEGRKKLFNS; translated from the exons ATGAATCCTTG TGACTGTAATGAGCCTATTATACACCTGttatgtctcatctctctcttccagAAAAAGACAAAGTACTCAGCAACCCGCAGGTTACTGCTGAAG CAAAAACTGCTGAAGAAAGCTGGGGTCTTGCTGGTCCAGGAGCAAAGCAACAAGGTGACGGAGCGGGAAAGCACCTTGAATGAGAGAGTACCACCACTGAAACTCTCCGGCCTATCTGTGCAAGAGCTTCAG GAACTCTGTAAGGAACTGCACAGGAAATGTGACACAGTGGATGAGGCACGATACGATATCGAAGCAAAAGTGCTCAAGAATGAGAAAGAG CTCGTGGACCTGAATGCAAAGATCAACGAGCTGAAAGGGGGGAAGCGACCTAACCTCAAGAGGGTCAAGAAGTCTGCCGACGCTAAGCTGGGGGCTCTGACTGAAGCCAAACTCAGCTCCAAGGCAGACTTCAAGTCCAACCTGAAGACAGTCAAGAAGGACAAGAAGGAAGAGGAG AAAGCGGACCCGGGTGACTGGCGGAAGAATGTGGAGTCTATGTCTGGAATGGAGGGCAGGAAGAAGCTTTTCAATAGCTGA